In one Bartonella grahamii subsp. shimonis genomic region, the following are encoded:
- the rplE gene encoding 50S ribosomal protein L5 has translation MAEERQVPRMKVHYFEVIRKALQEKFNYRNAMQIPRIDKIVINMGIGEATADSKKPSLAAEDLGLITGQKAVVTRARNSIATFKVREGMPLGAKVTLRKDRMFEFLDRLVTIALPRVRDFRGLNPKSFDGRGNFAMGIKEHIVFPEINYDKVDQIWGMDIIVCTTAKTDDEARELLRAFNFPFRS, from the coding sequence ATGGCTGAGGAAAGACAAGTGCCGCGTATGAAAGTGCATTATTTTGAAGTGATTCGTAAAGCGCTTCAAGAGAAGTTTAATTACAGAAACGCGATGCAAATTCCGCGGATTGATAAAATTGTAATAAATATGGGGATAGGTGAAGCAACTGCTGATTCGAAGAAGCCTTCCCTTGCTGCTGAGGATTTAGGGCTAATAACAGGTCAGAAGGCTGTTGTTACGCGTGCGCGTAATTCTATTGCGACCTTTAAGGTTCGTGAAGGAATGCCTCTTGGGGCTAAAGTTACATTGCGTAAAGATCGGATGTTTGAGTTTTTAGATCGTCTTGTTACGATTGCTCTTCCGCGGGTTCGTGACTTTCGTGGTTTAAATCCGAAGAGTTTTGATGGTCGTGGCAATTTTGCTATGGGTATTAAAGAACACATTGTATTTCCAGAAATCAACTATGATAAAGTTGATCAAATTTGGGGCATGGATATTATTGTTTGTACGACAGCAAAAACGGATGATGAAGCCCGTGAGTTATTGCGTGCTTTTAATTTTCCTTTTCGCTCGTAA
- the rpsS gene encoding 30S ribosomal protein S19, which yields MVRSVWKGPFVDGYLLGKAEKVRASGRNEVIKIWSRRSTILPQFVGLTFGVYNGNKHIPVSVSEEMVGHKFGEFAPTRTYYGHGADKKAKRK from the coding sequence GTGGTTCGTTCAGTGTGGAAAGGTCCGTTTGTTGACGGCTATCTTCTTGGTAAAGCAGAGAAGGTACGTGCAAGTGGGCGTAATGAAGTTATAAAAATATGGAGTCGTCGCTCTACTATTTTACCACAATTTGTTGGTTTAACTTTTGGTGTTTACAACGGTAATAAGCATATTCCTGTTTCTGTTTCTGAAGAGATGGTTGGACATAAGTTTGGTGAGTTCGCTCCTACCCGGACTTATTATGGTCATGGTGCCGATAAAAAAGCGAAGAGGAAGTAG
- the rpmC gene encoding 50S ribosomal protein L29 → MRATELRAQTLDQMKDELAKLKKEQFNLRFQKATGQLEKTARVRQVRRDIARIKTFLRQRLSESKV, encoded by the coding sequence ATGAGAGCCACAGAATTACGGGCGCAAACGCTCGACCAAATGAAAGATGAATTGGCTAAGTTAAAGAAAGAGCAATTTAATTTGCGTTTTCAAAAAGCAACAGGTCAATTAGAAAAGACTGCGCGCGTTAGACAAGTTCGTCGTGATATTGCGCGTATTAAAACTTTTCTTCGTCAAAGATTAAGTGAAAGTAAGGTTTAA
- the rplC gene encoding 50S ribosomal protein L3 encodes MRSGVIAQKLGMTRIYNDAGEHVPVTVLRLENCQVVAQRTVEKNGYTAVQLGVGFAKVKNISQALRGHFAKASVEPKAKIAEFRVSPDNLLDVGTEITVEHFVPGQRVDVTGTSIGKGFAGVMKRHNFGGHRASHGNSITHRAHGSTGQCQDPGKVFKGKKMAGHMGQVRVTTQNIEVISTDIERGLILVRGAVSGSKGSWILVRDAVKKRLPDNAPKPAGIRRLVKEKTEMVSPVTETSEVEGA; translated from the coding sequence ATGCGTTCAGGTGTAATAGCACAGAAGCTGGGCATGACCCGTATTTATAATGATGCTGGTGAGCATGTGCCGGTGACAGTACTTCGTTTGGAGAATTGTCAAGTCGTTGCTCAGCGTACAGTTGAAAAGAATGGTTATACTGCTGTTCAATTAGGTGTAGGCTTTGCTAAGGTTAAGAATATTTCACAAGCTCTTCGTGGACATTTTGCTAAGGCTTCTGTTGAGCCTAAAGCCAAAATAGCTGAGTTTCGTGTGAGTCCCGACAATCTTCTTGATGTTGGTACGGAAATTACGGTGGAGCATTTTGTTCCAGGACAAAGAGTTGATGTGACTGGTACCAGTATTGGTAAGGGGTTTGCTGGTGTTATGAAACGGCATAACTTTGGTGGGCATCGTGCTTCTCACGGTAATTCGATCACACATCGTGCTCATGGTTCTACAGGTCAGTGCCAAGATCCTGGTAAAGTTTTTAAAGGGAAGAAAATGGCTGGCCATATGGGGCAAGTGCGTGTAACAACACAGAATATTGAAGTTATTTCCACTGATATTGAGCGTGGTTTAATTTTAGTGCGTGGTGCTGTTTCTGGTTCTAAAGGTTCTTGGATTTTGGTGCGGGATGCTGTGAAAAAGCGTCTTCCTGATAATGCTCCGAAGCCTGCTGGTATCCGCCGTCTTGTGAAGGAGAAAACGGAAATGGTTTCTCCGGTGACGGAAACCTCTGAAGTTGAGGGAGCCTAA
- the rplP gene encoding 50S ribosomal protein L16, which yields MLQPKRTKFRKQFKGRIHGVAKGGTDLNFGAYGLKAVEPERITARQIEAARRAITRYMKRSGRVWIRIFPDLPVTSKPTEVRMGKGKGSVDYWAARVAPGRIMFELDGVPEDVAREALRLGAAKLPIKTRFIQRIAE from the coding sequence ATGTTGCAGCCAAAGCGCACAAAGTTCCGTAAACAGTTCAAGGGCCGTATTCACGGTGTTGCGAAGGGTGGTACGGATTTGAATTTCGGTGCCTACGGTTTGAAGGCTGTTGAGCCGGAGCGGATTACTGCTCGTCAAATTGAAGCGGCGCGCCGCGCGATTACACGTTATATGAAGCGTTCTGGTCGTGTGTGGATTCGTATTTTTCCAGATCTTCCGGTTACGTCTAAACCGACAGAAGTTCGTATGGGTAAAGGTAAGGGAAGTGTCGATTATTGGGCTGCACGTGTTGCTCCTGGACGCATCATGTTTGAGCTTGATGGAGTTCCTGAGGATGTTGCACGTGAAGCACTAAGGTTGGGTGCTGCAAAGTTGCCTATAAAAACGCGTTTCATCCAGCGTATTGCTGAATAA
- the tuf gene encoding elongation factor Tu codes for MAKSKFERTKPHVNIGTIGHVDHGKTSLTAAITKYFGEFKAYDQIDAAPEERARGITISTAHVEYETENRHYAHVDCPGHADYVKNMITGAAQMDGAILVVSAADGPMPQTREHILLARQVGVPAIVVFLNKVDQVDDAELLELVELEVRELLSKYDFPGDDIPIVKGSALAALEDKDKSIGEDAVRLLMSEVDNYIPTPERPVDQPFLMPIEDVFSISGRGTVVTGRVERGIIKVGEEIEIIGIRPTSKTTVTGVEMFRKLLDQGQAGDNIGALLRGVDREGIERGQVLAKPGSVTPHTRFKAEAYILTKDEGGRHTPFFTNYRPQFYFRTTDVTGIVTLPEGTEMVMPGDNVAMDVSLIVPIAMEEKLRFAIREGGRTVGAGIVSKIIE; via the coding sequence ATGGCGAAGAGCAAGTTTGAACGAACAAAACCGCATGTTAATATTGGTACGATTGGTCACGTTGATCATGGGAAGACCTCGTTGACAGCAGCGATTACGAAATATTTTGGTGAATTTAAAGCCTATGACCAAATTGATGCTGCCCCAGAGGAACGCGCACGCGGAATTACTATTTCTACAGCACACGTTGAGTATGAAACAGAAAATCGTCACTATGCGCACGTTGATTGTCCAGGACACGCTGATTATGTAAAGAACATGATCACAGGGGCAGCACAGATGGATGGTGCTATTTTGGTTGTTTCGGCGGCTGATGGTCCAATGCCTCAGACACGTGAGCATATTTTGCTTGCGCGTCAGGTTGGTGTTCCAGCGATTGTTGTTTTTCTTAATAAAGTTGATCAGGTTGATGATGCAGAACTTTTGGAGCTTGTAGAGCTTGAGGTTCGGGAACTTTTATCCAAATATGATTTTCCAGGCGATGATATACCAATTGTTAAGGGTTCTGCGTTGGCAGCTCTTGAGGATAAGGATAAAAGCATTGGTGAAGATGCTGTTCGTCTTTTAATGAGTGAAGTTGATAATTATATTCCAACTCCTGAACGTCCAGTTGATCAACCATTTTTGATGCCGATAGAGGATGTATTTTCGATTTCGGGTCGTGGAACCGTTGTTACGGGTCGTGTTGAGCGTGGTATTATTAAAGTTGGAGAGGAAATCGAGATTATCGGTATTCGTCCAACGTCTAAGACGACAGTTACAGGCGTTGAAATGTTCCGCAAGCTTTTAGATCAAGGTCAAGCGGGTGATAATATAGGAGCTCTGCTTCGTGGTGTTGACCGTGAAGGAATTGAGCGTGGACAAGTATTGGCGAAGCCAGGGTCCGTTACGCCTCATACACGTTTTAAAGCAGAAGCTTACATTTTGACAAAAGATGAAGGTGGACGTCATACACCATTTTTCACGAACTACCGTCCTCAGTTTTACTTCCGTACGACAGATGTTACAGGTATTGTTACTCTTCCAGAAGGAACGGAAATGGTTATGCCAGGCGACAATGTTGCCATGGATGTTTCGTTGATCGTTCCGATAGCGATGGAAGAGAAACTTCGTTTTGCTATTCGTGAAGGTGGTCGTACTGTTGGTGCCGGTATCGTCTCTAAGATCATTGAATAA
- the rplX gene encoding 50S ribosomal protein L24, which produces MQKIRKGDKVVVLSGKDKGCSGEVIKVSPKENKAFVRGINMIKRHQRQTQKQEAGIISKEAPIHLSNLAIADPKDGKPTRVGFRMNADGNKVRFAKRSGELING; this is translated from the coding sequence ATGCAGAAGATTCGAAAAGGTGATAAAGTTGTTGTTTTATCCGGTAAGGATAAAGGATGTAGTGGTGAAGTAATTAAAGTTAGTCCAAAAGAGAATAAGGCTTTTGTTCGTGGGATTAATATGATTAAACGTCATCAACGTCAAACGCAGAAGCAAGAAGCTGGAATTATTTCTAAAGAAGCTCCGATTCATCTGTCTAATTTGGCGATTGCTGATCCTAAAGATGGTAAGCCTACACGTGTAGGCTTTCGTATGAATGCAGATGGTAATAAAGTGCGTTTTGCCAAGCGTTCGGGAGAGTTGATTAATGGCTGA
- the rpsQ gene encoding 30S ribosomal protein S17, whose amino-acid sequence MPKRVLQGVVISDKSDKTVVVKVERRYSHPLLKKTVRQSKNYKAHDENNQSKIGDQVSIQESRPISKDKCWVVL is encoded by the coding sequence ATGCCTAAACGCGTTTTGCAGGGTGTTGTTATTAGCGACAAAAGTGATAAAACTGTTGTTGTCAAAGTTGAGCGCCGTTATTCTCATCCGCTTCTTAAGAAGACTGTTCGGCAGTCTAAAAATTATAAAGCGCATGATGAAAACAACCAATCCAAGATTGGGGATCAAGTTTCTATTCAAGAATCTAGGCCAATTTCGAAAGATAAATGTTGGGTTGTGTTGTAA
- the rplD gene encoding 50S ribosomal protein L4 produces MDLVIKTLDGNEAGKLKVSEAIFDLVPREDILQRVVRWQLARRQQGSHQSQGRSNVSRTGAKMFKQKGTGRARHSSARAPQFRGGGKAHGPVVRSHAHDLPKKIRALGLRLALSAKLKAKDLIIVDELTVKDAKTKMLVSHFSKLGFNNALLIGGKEIDINFFRAASNIPDIDILPIQGINVYDILRRSKLVLSKAAVEALEERFK; encoded by the coding sequence ATGGATCTTGTAATTAAAACTCTTGATGGTAATGAAGCTGGCAAATTAAAGGTTTCTGAAGCTATTTTTGATCTTGTTCCGCGTGAGGATATTTTGCAACGTGTTGTTCGTTGGCAGCTTGCGCGTCGTCAGCAGGGAAGTCATCAATCCCAAGGTCGTTCTAATGTGTCACGAACGGGGGCAAAGATGTTTAAACAAAAGGGAACTGGGCGTGCTCGACATTCATCTGCACGTGCACCACAGTTTAGAGGTGGGGGTAAGGCACATGGACCGGTGGTTCGTAGTCATGCGCATGATCTTCCTAAAAAGATTCGTGCTCTTGGGTTACGTCTTGCTTTATCTGCAAAATTAAAAGCAAAAGATTTAATTATTGTGGATGAGTTGACTGTTAAGGATGCTAAAACGAAAATGCTTGTTTCTCATTTTTCTAAGCTTGGATTTAATAACGCTCTCTTGATTGGTGGTAAAGAGATTGATATTAATTTTTTTCGTGCAGCCTCTAATATCCCTGATATTGATATTTTGCCTATTCAGGGAATTAATGTTTATGATATTTTGCGTCGCAGCAAACTTGTTTTATCAAAGGCAGCTGTTGAGGCTCTTGAGGAGCGTTTTAAATGA
- the rplV gene encoding 50S ribosomal protein L22: MGKARVSRQLKDNEARAVTRTIRVSPQKLNLVAAMIRGKRVNVALADLMFSRKRIAATVKKTLESAIANAENNHDLDIDSLIVAEAFVGKSIVMKRFHVRGRGRASRIERPFSHLTVIVREVTEKVEAA, encoded by the coding sequence ATGGGAAAAGCTAGAGTTTCGCGCCAGCTTAAAGATAATGAAGCAAGAGCTGTCACGCGGACAATTCGTGTTAGTCCGCAGAAGCTTAATTTAGTTGCTGCAATGATTCGTGGTAAAAGAGTTAATGTGGCACTCGCTGATTTAATGTTTTCACGCAAGCGTATTGCTGCTACTGTGAAAAAAACGCTTGAATCAGCAATTGCAAATGCAGAGAATAACCACGATCTTGATATTGATTCGCTTATTGTGGCGGAAGCTTTTGTTGGTAAGTCGATAGTGATGAAGCGCTTTCATGTTCGTGGTCGAGGGCGTGCTAGTAGAATTGAACGTCCATTTTCGCATCTTACTGTTATTGTTCGTGAAGTTACCGAAAAAGTGGAGGCCGCGTAA
- the rplB gene encoding 50S ribosomal protein L2 has protein sequence MALKQFNPTAPGQRQLVIVERSCLYKGKPVKMLTEGLSSKGGRNNRGRVTARFQGGGHKRSYRFVDFKRLKRDVSAKVERLEYDPNRTAFIALIRYEDGQLSYILAPQRLAVGDSVMAGLNVDVKPGNAMPLGNMPVGTIIHNVEMKPGKGGQIARSAGTYAQLIGRDQGMAILRLNSGEQRLVPSSCFATVGAVSNPDHGNINDGKAGRSRWRGKRPHVRGVAMNPVDHPHGGGEGRTSGGRHPVSPWGKPTKGKRTRSNKATDKFIMRTRHQRKK, from the coding sequence ATGGCACTTAAGCAATTTAATCCAACGGCACCTGGGCAGCGTCAGCTTGTTATTGTGGAACGTTCTTGTCTTTATAAGGGAAAACCTGTGAAGATGTTGACAGAGGGTTTGTCTTCAAAGGGTGGACGTAATAATCGTGGTCGTGTTACTGCTCGTTTTCAGGGTGGTGGACATAAACGTAGTTATCGGTTTGTCGACTTTAAGCGTCTTAAACGTGATGTTTCAGCGAAGGTTGAGCGTTTAGAATATGATCCGAATCGTACCGCCTTTATTGCTTTAATTCGCTATGAGGATGGGCAATTGAGTTATATTCTTGCGCCACAGCGTCTTGCGGTTGGTGATTCTGTTATGGCTGGTTTAAATGTGGATGTTAAACCAGGTAATGCTATGCCTCTTGGTAATATGCCTGTAGGCACAATTATTCATAATGTTGAGATGAAACCAGGAAAAGGGGGGCAAATTGCACGTTCAGCAGGTACTTATGCGCAGTTGATTGGACGAGATCAGGGTATGGCTATCCTTCGTTTAAATTCTGGTGAGCAGCGTTTGGTTCCTAGTAGCTGTTTTGCAACTGTTGGCGCTGTTTCAAATCCTGATCATGGGAATATTAATGATGGTAAGGCAGGTCGGTCACGTTGGCGTGGTAAACGTCCACATGTTCGTGGTGTTGCTATGAACCCCGTTGATCATCCGCACGGTGGTGGTGAAGGTCGTACATCGGGGGGGCGTCATCCAGTATCTCCTTGGGGTAAACCAACGAAAGGTAAGCGTACGCGCTCCAATAAAGCCACTGATAAATTTATTATGCGTACGCGTCATCAACGCAAGAAATGA
- the rpsN gene encoding 30S ribosomal protein S14, whose amino-acid sequence MAKVSAVEKNKRREVMVKRYAARRARLKAIVMDQKVSLEERFKASVQLAELPRNSSKVRIRNRCEVSGRPRAYYRKLKMSRIALRELGSIGHIPGIVKSSW is encoded by the coding sequence ATGGCCAAAGTGAGTGCCGTTGAGAAAAATAAGCGTCGTGAGGTGATGGTAAAGCGTTATGCTGCCCGTCGTGCACGTTTGAAGGCAATAGTTATGGATCAGAAGGTTTCTCTTGAAGAACGTTTTAAAGCTTCTGTTCAGTTGGCAGAGTTGCCGCGTAATTCTTCGAAAGTTCGTATTCGTAATCGCTGTGAGGTTTCGGGTCGTCCGCGGGCTTATTATCGTAAATTAAAAATGTCGCGAATTGCGTTGCGTGAGCTTGGCTCTATTGGCCATATTCCTGGTATTGTAAAGTCTAGTTGGTAA
- the rplN gene encoding 50S ribosomal protein L14, producing MIQMQTNLDVADNSGARRVMCIKVLGGSKRRYASVGDIIVVSVKDASPRGRVKKGDVMKAVVVRTAKDIRRADGSVIRFDSNAAVLVDNKKEPIGTRIFGPVPRELRARNHMKIISLAPEVL from the coding sequence ATGATTCAGATGCAAACAAACCTCGACGTTGCTGATAATTCTGGTGCTCGTCGTGTCATGTGCATCAAGGTGTTAGGCGGTTCAAAGCGGAGATATGCTTCGGTCGGTGACATTATTGTTGTTTCGGTTAAGGATGCTAGTCCGCGTGGCCGTGTTAAAAAAGGTGATGTTATGAAAGCTGTTGTGGTCCGTACTGCTAAGGATATTCGTCGCGCAGATGGTAGTGTCATTCGTTTTGATAGTAATGCTGCGGTTTTAGTGGATAATAAAAAAGAGCCGATCGGTACTCGTATCTTTGGACCTGTTCCCCGCGAATTGCGTGCTAGGAATCATATGAAGATCATCTCGCTCGCTCCTGAAGTTCTGTAA
- a CDS encoding 50S ribosomal protein L23 has product MTDLRHYDIIISPVITEKSTMISEYNQVAFNVAPKATKPEIKAAIEALFSVKVKAVNTIVRKGKVKRFKGIVGRQSDVKKAIVTLASGQVIDVSTGL; this is encoded by the coding sequence ATGACAGATCTTCGCCATTATGATATAATTATTAGCCCAGTTATTACTGAAAAGTCGACTATGATTTCTGAATATAATCAAGTTGCTTTTAATGTCGCGCCGAAAGCGACGAAGCCTGAGATTAAGGCTGCTATTGAAGCGCTTTTTAGCGTAAAAGTTAAAGCAGTTAACACGATAGTCCGTAAGGGTAAAGTGAAACGTTTCAAAGGTATAGTTGGTCGGCAGAGTGATGTCAAAAAAGCGATCGTAACTCTGGCCAGTGGTCAGGTTATCGACGTTTCGACAGGTCTTTAA
- the rpsJ gene encoding 30S ribosomal protein S10: MNSQNIRIRLKAFDHRILDTSTREIVSTAKRTGANVRGPIPLPTRIEKFTVNRGPHIDKKSREQFEMRTHKRLLDIVDPTPQTVDALMKLDLSAGVDVEIKL; the protein is encoded by the coding sequence ATGAACAGTCAAAATATTCGCATTCGCTTGAAAGCGTTTGATCATAGGATTCTTGATACGTCGACGCGTGAGATTGTATCGACTGCTAAACGTACCGGTGCAAATGTCCGTGGTCCCATTCCGCTTCCGACGCGGATTGAGAAATTTACGGTTAATCGTGGACCGCATATCGATAAGAAGAGTCGTGAGCAATTTGAGATGCGAACACATAAACGTCTTCTTGATATTGTTGATCCAACGCCGCAAACAGTGGATGCGCTTATGAAGCTTGATCTTTCTGCTGGTGTGGATGTAGAAATTAAGCTCTGA
- the rpsC gene encoding 30S ribosomal protein S3, with product MGQKINPIGLRLGVNRTWDSRWYADSGEYGRLLHEDLKIRSYVLEELKQAAISKVVIERPHKKCRITIHSARPGLIIGKKGADIEKLRRKLSEMTDAETSLNIVEIRKPEIDATIIAQSIAQQLERRVAFRRAMKRAVQSAMRLGAEGIRINCSGRLGGAEIARMEWYREGRVPLHTLRSDVDYGTAEAKTAYGICGIKVWVFKGEILEHDPMASERRATEVDQSGSSSNRRRENA from the coding sequence ATGGGTCAGAAGATAAATCCAATAGGACTTCGTCTTGGTGTTAATCGGACCTGGGACTCTCGTTGGTATGCTGATAGTGGTGAATATGGGCGCCTTCTTCATGAAGATTTGAAAATTCGTTCGTATGTGCTTGAGGAGCTTAAACAGGCGGCTATTTCTAAGGTTGTTATTGAGCGTCCTCATAAAAAGTGTCGTATTACGATTCATTCTGCACGTCCTGGTTTGATTATTGGTAAAAAGGGTGCTGATATCGAAAAGCTTCGTCGTAAGCTCTCAGAAATGACGGATGCTGAAACTTCATTGAATATTGTGGAGATTCGTAAGCCGGAGATTGATGCGACGATTATTGCACAATCAATTGCTCAACAGTTAGAGCGTCGTGTTGCTTTTCGTCGTGCAATGAAGCGTGCTGTTCAGTCTGCTATGCGTCTTGGTGCGGAAGGTATCCGTATCAATTGTTCTGGCCGTCTTGGTGGTGCTGAAATTGCTCGTATGGAATGGTATCGTGAAGGTCGTGTTCCACTTCATACCTTGCGTTCTGATGTTGATTACGGTACAGCAGAAGCTAAGACCGCTTATGGTATTTGTGGTATTAAGGTTTGGGTCTTTAAGGGTGAGATTCTTGAGCATGATCCGATGGCTTCAGAACGTCGTGCTACGGAAGTTGATCAATCTGGTTCTTCATCGAATCGTCGCCGTGAAAATGCTTAG